The region ACCTGGTACCTTGTTCTGCTACGCAAAGCGCCATCAATTACTTTTCTCTGTGTCGACATCTCTGAGAATTCGAACGAATTACGACAACATCAAGTGAATCACTTTGTGAACTTTAAAGCAGAACCCAGCCAAACCTTATTTCAGGAAATTCCAGGAGGTGAATTCTGAGGTTATAGATATTCATGctaatttgattttcattttaaaatggATTTGTCAAAGATGTCgaacgaaagaaaattacaCCTTTGCAAATGGTATTTCCGTGGTGAGTCTAATTCCATTCCCATTCTGCTATGGTATGTGCAATAATGTGATTTCAATGTAATCGTAATTTTGACACCTGTCAGGAGGTTTCGCTCTGCTGCCGTTTCTATGGGCGGTAAACGCTGTTTGGTTTGCTCAAGAAGCATTCACAGTTCCACAGTACGATGAGCAAAAACAGATCCGAAGATGTAAGTAGACGCATTAAGTACATCTTTTTATGATACGTCTATTCAATAATACCGATGTACTGTGCCAATGATTcattaacaaataaaaatatattcaaattttattttcagatgTAATATTTTCTGGCCTGGGAGCTTTCGTATGGTTCGCTGGTCTCCTAGCTTGGATCATTACTTTTCAAACGCACCGTGCCACCTGGGGAGAATTCGGCGACAGCATTAGTTGGATTATTCCTACTGGAATTCCATAAGATTGAGAATAAATTTAGGCAAAACAATACTGTCATAagcatttttttcatgttaattttttattatataaaattcTCCATTTGTTAAAAACGTAGGTATTGACACGTCAGAAATAGGTCACGAAAAATTCATGCATCTCCAAGTAACATTTGAAAGTGCTCCATTGCTCAATGTGTAAAACAAAGTCATTGCCTTTTTCCATAGATCTGTAATATAATTGTGACAATTCACTTATCATCTGTATTACTGGAACGAAGATAATGAAGGTATGCAAATTAGTTACTAAAATTGAACAGCATTTTATGTGATTAAATCAATTTAAActtatacacatatttttgttatcaaagaaataaaataaaagtgtgTCGAGGAACAGTTTGTAGGGACATAAACAGTTTTCGTTATTtctttacaatatatttttatatccatatattttgtataatgACGTTTAGGACAAAATTTGTAAACCTGACAAAAGGCTGATTGTAATACATATGTAGTTAGCACACCTTTAATGTTGGATATTTTTGTCTCTCTTGCTCATTTGACACATTTTGTGTGTGTATCGCGGTAGAAATTTATATCCACAGGACCTCGGAATTCAGACAGCCCGCCGCCGTTGGTTCCATAAATGTAATTCTCTATAGACCAGCCGTGAGAGCAGCTAAAACACATTGAAATTGTGAATAATCGTGTGATCAGGTAtctcaaatttatatatacgtgattaataaac is a window of Neodiprion pinetum isolate iyNeoPine1 chromosome 4, iyNeoPine1.2, whole genome shotgun sequence DNA encoding:
- the pen-2 gene encoding gamma-secretase subunit pen-2, which gives rise to MDLSKMSNERKLHLCKWYFRGGFALLPFLWAVNAVWFAQEAFTVPQYDEQKQIRRYVIFSGLGAFVWFAGLLAWIITFQTHRATWGEFGDSISWIIPTGIP